TGCTAAGGCACTCATTCCGATACCGCCGATACCGAGGAAATAGATGTATTTATAATCTGTAATTTGCATGCTCGTTTTTTAATCAGTTAGAATGATTCTCCATTCTTTTTATACAAGTTATACAAGGCCCAGTACCGTTTCTGCAATTTTTTTTGCCGCGTCGGGCTTGCCCAGCTTCTTGATATTTCGGCTCAAAATCTGTTGTTTTTCGGTGTCCTGTAATAATCTGAGGGCCGTCTGTACCAGTTCTTCTTTAGCATCTTTATCTTTTATCAACAGTGCGGCATTTTGGTCCACTAAACTCATCGCATTTTTTGTCTGGTGATCTTCAGAGGCAAATGGAAAAGGAACTAAAATCGCCGGCTTAGCCACTAAACATAATTCTGACACGGATAAAGCCCCGGCTCTTGATACCACCACATCGGCCAGTGCATACGCCAAGTCCATTTCATAAATAAAATCAAAGGCTTTGGCATAAGGTGTTTTCAGGGCATGAATGGCTGCAGTTGCCTTATCTGCATAAGGTTTTCCTGTTTGCCAAAGCACTTGATACCCGGAGTCAATCAACAATTTCAGTCCTGCTTCAATGCTTTCATTGATCGTTCTGGCTCCCAGACTGCCCCCTATCACCAAAAGGGTTTTATGATTGGGCTGTAAGCCAAAATGCGCATACGCCTGTTCCCGTTTGTCTTTTACCTCCAGAATGTCGCTTCTAACGGGGTTTCCGGTCATTTTAAGCTTATTTTTTGGGAAAAACAGCTCCATGTTAGGGTAGGCCACACAAATTGCTTTAGCACGCTTTGCCAGCAATTTATTAGTGATGCCTGCATAAGAGTTTTGTTCTTGGATCAACGTAGGAATTCCCAGTAACGAAGCGATCATCAACAGGGGACCGCTGGCAAATCCGCCCACACCAATGGCTACATCGGGTTTAAAACTCTTAATAATGCTGCGTGCTCTGAGTAAACTGCGCGTGAGCTTAATGGGAAACGAAAGGTTATCCATTGAAACTTCACGTTTGATCCCGGCAATGGGCAAACCTATGATTTCATATCCGGCTTTAGGGACTTTTTCCATTTCCATTTTACCCAAAGCCCCTACAAACAAAATTTGAATGGCAGGATCGATGACTTTGAGTGCATTGGCGATGGCAATGGCCGGGTAAATATGCCCGCCGGTGCCGCCCCCGCTGATGATTACTTTCTTTATCATACGTTTTTTATGACCAAAAGGATGAAAACCTGCCAATTTTTTACGGCTTGTTTTCCTGTCTCACCCTTTATAAATTTGTTTCTTCAATATCGCCTCTGCTTACGCTCAGTACAATTCCGAGTGAGATACAGGTAAATAAAACCGATGTACCGCCCATGCTCAATAACGGCAAAGGCTGTCCGGTCACCGGGAAAATCCCTACGGCAACGGCCATATTAGTAAATGCCTGTAATCCAATGCTTAAGGTAAGTCCTGCGGACAACAACCCGCCAAAAGCCCGATTAGTTTCATTAATATTCTGTACACCGCGCACCAGTAGCACGGCGTATAAGATCATGATAATCACTCCTCCTATAATGCCATATTCTTCAATAATAATGGCATAGATAAAGTCAGAATAGGCTTGGGTAAGATAGTTGCGTTGGTGGCTGTTGCCCAAGCCCTGCCCTAAGGTTCCGCCGTTAGCAATGGCGATAAACCCCTGTTTTGCCTGATATTCATCCTGCTTAATAAATCGTTCAATACGCCCCATGGCTGTATCAAGGCGTTGGCCTGCAATAAGGCCCGTTGCTCCGGCTAAACCAATCGATACCACCATCACAGCCAAATATTTACCCGGAACGCGACCGATATAGAGCATTAAAAAACAGGAAAAGCCCAACAAAACGGCGGTTGAAGTACTGGTAAGTGCGATGAAAAAACAGATAATACCTACCCACAGAATCATTTTTCCGAAAATTTGCCAATCGTATTGAACCCGCTGACGCTTGGCAAGCATAGCCGCAAGGTTGGCAATCAGGGCTAAACGCGCAAAGTCGGCGGGTTGAAAGGTCAACCCTGTACCGGGGATAGCCAGCCATCGAGTGGCACCATTGATGGTAACGCCCGTAACTTTAACCAAAATAAGCAAAGGAATGGAAATCAGGAGAGCCGCGCGCGATAAACGCGAGAAATAGGTATAATTGATGCGATGCACTCCCCACATCACCAACAAACCGATGCCCGTATAGAAGGCATGCTTAAAAAGGAAGGATTCAGGATAACCTCCGCCCCGCTGATAGGCGAGTGTACCTGTGGCGCTGTATACTATAAGCATACTTGCTAATGACAGCAACGCGACAATGATCCAAATGACAATATCGCCTTTTAAGTTTTGTCGCAGCCATTCTTTGGCACTTTGCCAACGAGCGGCCGGTGCCTGACTGATGGGCTGGGGTACGGGAGCATTCATCTCGTGATTCATCGTTTTAGAATGAGTTAGGTACAAAATTCAGAACAGCCGCTTTGAATAAATCACCGCGGTCTTCGTAATTTTTGAACAGATCGAAACTGGCGCATGCAGGCGACAACAACGCAACATCGTTGGGAGAACCCAACGAAACAGCATGATTAACAGCCTTAATTACGTCCTGTGTCTCGATGATAACAGGAACGATAGGGGTAAAAAACGAGAGAAGCTTGCTGTTGTCTTTGCCCAGACAGATAAGGGCTTTTACTTTCCGGCGAACCAAGTCTTCGATTTGGGTATAATCGTTGCCTTTATCCAATCCGCCGGCAATCCAAATAATCGGGGTATCAAAACTGTTAAGCGCGAAATAAACCGAATCTACATTCGTGGCTTTGGAATCATTGATAAACTCAATGCCGTTGATTTTTGCCACGGGCTCAAGCCGATGAGCTGCGTTTTGGAATGTCAACAGACCACTGCGAATTTGGTCATCCTTTACACCTGCCGCCATTGCGGCCAGCGTTGCTGCCATCGCATTGATGGTATTATGAGGACCTTTGATCGGTAATTCATTCGCGCTTATGTCAAATGTACGGGGTGGGCGCGTCAGATGCAATATTCCTCCCTGAAAAAATCCGCCGATGCTTTCCTTTTTTGCGAGAGAAATCGGTAAGTGATTGACGTTGAATTCCTTTTGGCTTAATTCAGAAGCAATGGCTTCATTGTCTGAAAAATAGATAAAATCATCGGTCGGCTGCATGTTTTGAAGCAGCCGAAATTTTGAGTCAACGTATTTTTGGAATGAATACTCGTAGCGGTCAAGGTGGTCGGGAGTAATATTTAATAATATTCCAACGTCTGCCTTGAATTGGTACATGTTGTCCAATTGAAAGCTGCTTACTTCCAGCACAAACCAATCAAACGTATCATTGATCACCTGTTTGGCAAAACTCTCCCCAATGTTGCCGGCTAAACCTACATTAAAGCCGGCTGATTTCAGTAAATGATAAATGAGCAGTGTAGTGGTCGTTTTTCCGTTACTGCCTGTAATGGCAATTTTTTTTGCTTTTGTGTGGCGTGCCGCAAATTCAATTTCAGAAATGACCGGGACTTTTTGAGCGTACAGTTTTTTTACCAGAGGAACCTTGTCCGGAATACCGGGGCTTTTAATGACTTCATTAGCCGCCAGAACTCGCTCTTCAGTGTGCTGACCTTCCTCAAAAGGGATACGATTGACGGTTAAAATCTCACGGTAATCGTCTGATAAAGAACCTTTATCGGAAAGAAAAACATCAAACCCTTTGGCTTGAGCCAGAAGTGCCGCGCCTACACCACTTTCACCTCCGCCTAACACGACGATTTTAAAGGTATCCCGGGAAATCATTAATAAATTAAATAGAGTAAAGAAAGAAAACGAAACCGTAAGCCAAATAAAGGCTTTTTTAAAGGAAATTACAAGGGTTGTTAAATGACATAAATGCAGAAAACGGTAAAATTATGTCGTATAAAATACCTTGGGTATCGCAGTAAGATACCTGTAACTGGGTATTTTCGGTAGGATTATAAATACGTAACAACGTGCCTTAGAAGTGCCTTTTTACATATTTATAAAAGTAAAAAAAACTATTCCGGTATTTTTAATTGATTTAAAAAAATACAGAGCTGCACGGATTGTAGAATGCAAAGCTATACCATAGCTTTGAAAGCTTTTTGATGAATCAGTAATGCCTGTGCGTGTTTATTCACTTTAACAGTCACTATTTTTTCTTGGTTTCTTCAGGTTTTGGGGCGGTTTCACCGGCTTTGATAAACTCTGCGATTTGCTGCTCGTTGATGCCCAGGGTTACTTCGGCGTCAGGTTTTGCCTGTTTGAGCGCTGCCACACCCGTTTCCGTTACTTTTGACTGCCAAACGTGAAGACTCCGTAAACTTTTGGCCGCCGAAAGCTCTTTGATTCCCGTGTCGGTTACCTGAGTATTGACCAAATTGAGGTATTCCAAATAGGGCAATGACTTGAGTTGGCGAACGGTGGCATCGGTAATCGCGGTATTTTCCAAATGCAGTTTTTGAAGGTTTTTTAATTTAGCGACCGTAGTGGCTGCTTGGTCAGATATTTTGGTGTCTCCCAGTTTTAGCCAAATGATCTGTTCTTTTAAGGGCTCCAATAAAGCTATCTGAGCATCAGTTAAAGAGTTGACATTGACGGCGTTGACTTCCAATAAATTGCTCTGATTGGCAATCGGCATGACCAATAACCCTGCTTTTTTCAGTGCTTCAACCGCTTTTGCATCCGGTACAGGTACTTTTAAGCTTAAAACAGGAGATTCGGTTGAAGTTGTAGTCAATGCTGAACTTCCGGCGGATGACGACGAACCGCTCAAGGCGGCCAACGCGGGTTTAATGGCCTCCGTCGTTTTCAATTCGGCCACTTTTTTATCAAACGGCGCTCCTTGGTCAATCCACCAGGAAAGAATCGCAACCTGATGGTCCGAAAGTTGCGTTTTGCCTTTGGGCGGCATGTGGTTTTCGTCTTCAAGCGGTAACAGACAACGCTTTATCAATTCGCTTTCCTCACCTTTTCCCACCACGAATATCGGGCCGTTTTCGCCGCCTTTTTTCAGTAATTCTATCTGATCCATGCGCAAGTCGCCCTTCGACTTGTTGGCATTGTGGCACTGCACGCAGCGGGCTTTTAGGATGGGATTGACAACATCCTGAAATACCATCGCATTGTTGACATCATCAATGGGTTTAATTTCATCCGAACCTTTTTCCTGTTTAGGCTCCATACCCAACCAACCTCTGAAAGGCTCCGGGGTTTCTTGCGTTAAATAGCCTTCTCCGTGCGTCAAAGAGCCGCCCTGATGTCCGGCCAGCATGGTAAAAATCGCTCCAACGGCCAACGCCGGCAAATACAGCAGGTTTGCAAAAGGGATTTTACCTGAAAGTATATCAGATTTAGCCACCCAGGCCACCCAAGCGGCTACGGCCACCCAAATTCCCTGCCATTTATGTTGCTCCAACAACGATGCCTCGTAGCCACCGCCCAATGAAAGTAAATACCCCGCAATGCAGGATAATGTAGCCCCGATAGCCGACCAAAAAAGGATAAAAGTGATAGTGGACTCTTTAACTTCGATTTTATTGGCCAGCCGACCGATTTCGAGCAGTCCGGCCAAAATCAAAAATCCAATCGGTAAGTGAACCAATACAGGGTGAAAACGACCAATAAACGCGGCCCAATCAGAGGCTTGTAAGAGAATCATAATTTGATTTCAGCAATCGAATGAATAGCTAATTTACTTATTGTAAAGACGGCTTTGCCGTTTTTATACGCAAAAGGAAGGGGTTTATTTTCAGGTTGAAGCACTACCTGACGCGGACGACGGGGCGTTTTTACGGAGACCTGGAGACCATAAAGGGGCGGTATTTCGTCGTTGGCATGGATGGATTTGTTGGCGTGGTTGCCGGCCATATTGATAAGATTTACGTAAGTGGTGCCGTTTTTTTGATTCAAAGCTACGTTAACCATCTTTGAGCCTTTAACCTCTACAGTGGGTTGAAAAAGTTGTTTTACCAATGTTCCTAAAAAATCACGGCCTGCGTAGGTCTCGCGTTTGTAGTGTTGCTCTCCAAAGTTGAAATAAATACCCGCAATCTTACCTTTTCCCAGCGAAGCAATGCTTGCAATGGGTGCCTGCGCAAAACGTGTATCTTCCTGACTGAACCATTGACCGAAAGGCTGCGTGCCGGGCAATAGCTGAAACGGGCGATAGGTTGCTTTGGTACCGGTGATCAAATGGTCAAATCCCCAAAAAGGAATGGAATGTGTGGTTGAATGTAAGGTAACGCCCAGTTCTTTTTCAAAGAGTTTAACGGTTTCGCTGCCGATAACGATTAAATTTCCACCCTGCCGGGCATAGTCCACTAATTCATTTCGAAGCTGTTCATTGAGCTTTTTCCATTCGGGGATAATGATGACCGGGTATTCCTTAGTATGCCCGAGAAGGTGGTGTTCCTGTAGTATCTCCGTGGGTAATTGGCTGTATAATAAAGCGTTAAGTGTGCCGATCATCGCGGTGTGTTTGCCGTCGCCCGTGTTATAAACGGTTGTGATCTCGCTTTTATAGCCGGTATTGGAGTACAATAACGCTACCTGTGGAACGGGTTTGGTATTTTGACAAAAAGGCTGACGCTCGCGGCAAAAGGCGGCCAGTGCAGCCATGGTGCCGTATGCGTAGGTTTTGAGGCTTCCGTCACGGTGTTGGGTCCAGTAAGCCTGATAGCCCCCTCCCATCGAAATCACCTGCGCCGCTTCCTGAGAAAGTTGAACGGCACTTTTGGCTGACAATACCTGATCGTCCCATCCATACCCAAAGCTCCAAGACATCAAATCCCACGGCTTCCCCTGCGGAGCCAGGCACCGTGCCTGAAATGCCGATTGATTGACCCCGTTAAGCGGCTCGGTGTCGCCTGAGAGGAAATCTACATTGATATCGACCGGTTCGGGCATCATGGCCGAGAACGACCAATTGCTGGCTACCTGAAACCGAGGATTGTATTGGTGGAGGGCATCGGTGTAGTTGCGTACGTATCGACGAAAGGCTGTACGGTGAAATTCCAACCACTGCCCATAGTTTGGATCTGATTTCTTTTTAGGTATCTCCTGAATTCCCGTACGCATACGAAATTCCTCCACTGCGGCCGTGCAATAATCGGGTTCGGTGGCCCAGCAGTCACCATCAACCCAAACACCGTCTACGCCATAATCGCTCATTTCTTTCAGTTGCGGAATCAGCAGGCTGTCAGAATAGGCGCTCCAGAGAGAGGTTTTTTGGTTATCCCGTTTTCCTTCGGCATTGATTCTTGACCAATGGGGATGACGCTTTACCGCTTCATCGTCCCAAACACCCGAATAATGTAAATAAAGCGCTACACCGTGCCGTTTTGTTACCTCCCGAAATAAACGGAGTATGTCTTTTTCGAAGCGTTTGGGCGTATGTCCGACCTTGGTTGGATAGCTTGTGACGCCGGGATGCCCTTTGCAATCTACCTGAATAAAATCAGGTTTTACCTTCACCAACAGAGAGTCTATCATGCTGTCAGTAAGGGTTTTGCCGATAAGTGTATCACTCAAACCGGCATGGAAATCAAAATGAAGCCCAAAAAAGCTTTCGGAACGCCTTAAAGGTGTTTGGGCAGAAAGAAACACGGGAAGTTGAAGGAAAAGCAGAAAGCGCAGAAATTTCATAGGGGGTTTATTTATTCATACTGTTAAAGTTTCGTCAAAGGCTATTCTCCTTTCCTGAGGATTCATCATACCTCAAACTTCAAGGCGGAGCAGTAGGGTGCCTTTAGAAAAACACGTAAAGTGACGGAGGGATTTCGTATAATTTATGTTTTCGTATTATCTTGCACGCCCAAACAAAAGCCTCAACAAACCATGACATTCCCGGCAGAGCTCAAATACACCAAAGATCACGAATGGATTCGTTTTGAAGACGATGATACCGCAGTAGTAGGAGTAACCGATTTTGCCCAAAAAGAACTGGGTGATATCGTTTATGTAGACATTACGACGGTGGGTCAAACCATCGAAGAAGGCGAGATCTTTGGTTCGGTAGAAGCTGTTAAAACAGTTTCCGACCTTTTTATCCCCGTATCAGGCGAAATCCTTGCCTTCAATGATGAACTGGAATCGGCCCCTGAACTGGTCAATGAAGATCCTTACGGCAAAGGTTGGATGGTGCGTATCAAAATAACCGGCTCAACGGATAATTTGCTCTCTGTGGAAGCCTACAAAGAATTAATAGGTGAATAAAAAAAGCTCCGAAAGGGGCTTTTTTTTAGCCGTTTACCCATGAGTGGGAATTGTGAAAGTTACTGACAACTATGCTACTGATTCGTTCTGTTAAGATTATTGACAGTCGTTCGCCTTACAATGGGCAAACGAAAGATATTTTGGTCGAAAATGGAAAAATTACCCAAATCGGCGACCAACTGGATGCCCCGAATGCAGAAATTCTGACGGGCGATAATTGGCACATTTCCTCCGGCTGGGTCGATATGCGGGTATCTTCGCATGATCCCGGCTATGAGCATAAAGAAGACCTGACCACCGCCTGCGAGGCGGCCGCAGCGGGCGGTTTTACCGAAATCGCCGTTTTGCCCAATACGCAGCCGGCACTGGATTCCAAAAATACGCTCGTTTACATCAGACAAAAATCAGCCGACGGCTTGGTGGCCGTTCATCCCATCGGTGCGGTAACCAGAGGATGTGAAGGGAAAGATTTTACGGAAATGATCGATCTGACCCACGCGGGTGCCGTGGCCTTTTCGGATGGCGTTCATGCCATTCAAAATACCCACATTTTTCTCAAATCGCTACAATATTTGCAGCAGGTAAATCGGGTACTGATGAATCGGCCGGAAGATTTTGACCTGACGGTGTTCGGTCAAATGCACGAAGGGGAAGTCAGTACGCTGCTGGGAATGCGCGGTATTCCTTCCATTGCCGAAGAACTGATGATCATGCGGGATTTAAAATTGCTGGAATACGTCGGGATAAAAAGCGCGGTTCCCCTACTCCATTTTTCAACCGTTTCAACGGCCAATGCGGTGGCGCTGATCCGTCGGGCCAAAGCGCAGGGGTTGCCTGTTTCCTGCGACATCGCAGCGCACCAGATCGCGTTTGAAGATTCGCTTTTGACAAATTTTGATACCAACTATAAGGTAAACCCGCCCTTCCGGAAAAAAGAAGATATTGAAGCATTGTGGGAAGGCTTGGCCGACGGTACCATTGACGCCATCGTCTCCGACCATAATCCTCAGGATGAAGAATCCAAAAATCTGGAATTTGATCTGGCTGAATTCGGAATCATCGGTTTGGAAACGGCTTTTGCCGTAGTAAATACGTACAATACGCAGTTAAGTATTGAGCAGATCGTGGATACCTTTACCCATCGGCCGCGCATGATTTTACGCCTGCCGGAACATACGATCTCAGAAGGCCATTCCGCCAA
Above is a window of Runella slithyformis DSM 19594 DNA encoding:
- the murG gene encoding undecaprenyldiphospho-muramoylpentapeptide beta-N-acetylglucosaminyltransferase translates to MIKKVIISGGGTGGHIYPAIAIANALKVIDPAIQILFVGALGKMEMEKVPKAGYEIIGLPIAGIKREVSMDNLSFPIKLTRSLLRARSIIKSFKPDVAIGVGGFASGPLLMIASLLGIPTLIQEQNSYAGITNKLLAKRAKAICVAYPNMELFFPKNKLKMTGNPVRSDILEVKDKREQAYAHFGLQPNHKTLLVIGGSLGARTINESIEAGLKLLIDSGYQVLWQTGKPYADKATAAIHALKTPYAKAFDFIYEMDLAYALADVVVSRAGALSVSELCLVAKPAILVPFPFASEDHQTKNAMSLVDQNAALLIKDKDAKEELVQTALRLLQDTEKQQILSRNIKKLGKPDAAKKIAETVLGLV
- a CDS encoding FtsW/RodA/SpoVE family cell cycle protein, translating into MNHEMNAPVPQPISQAPAARWQSAKEWLRQNLKGDIVIWIIVALLSLASMLIVYSATGTLAYQRGGGYPESFLFKHAFYTGIGLLVMWGVHRINYTYFSRLSRAALLISIPLLILVKVTGVTINGATRWLAIPGTGLTFQPADFARLALIANLAAMLAKRQRVQYDWQIFGKMILWVGIICFFIALTSTSTAVLLGFSCFLMLYIGRVPGKYLAVMVVSIGLAGATGLIAGQRLDTAMGRIERFIKQDEYQAKQGFIAIANGGTLGQGLGNSHQRNYLTQAYSDFIYAIIIEEYGIIGGVIIMILYAVLLVRGVQNINETNRAFGGLLSAGLTLSIGLQAFTNMAVAVGIFPVTGQPLPLLSMGGTSVLFTCISLGIVLSVSRGDIEETNL
- the murD gene encoding UDP-N-acetylmuramoyl-L-alanine--D-glutamate ligase; its protein translation is MISRDTFKIVVLGGGESGVGAALLAQAKGFDVFLSDKGSLSDDYREILTVNRIPFEEGQHTEERVLAANEVIKSPGIPDKVPLVKKLYAQKVPVISEIEFAARHTKAKKIAITGSNGKTTTTLLIYHLLKSAGFNVGLAGNIGESFAKQVINDTFDWFVLEVSSFQLDNMYQFKADVGILLNITPDHLDRYEYSFQKYVDSKFRLLQNMQPTDDFIYFSDNEAIASELSQKEFNVNHLPISLAKKESIGGFFQGGILHLTRPPRTFDISANELPIKGPHNTINAMAATLAAMAAGVKDDQIRSGLLTFQNAAHRLEPVAKINGIEFINDSKATNVDSVYFALNSFDTPIIWIAGGLDKGNDYTQIEDLVRRKVKALICLGKDNSKLLSFFTPIVPVIIETQDVIKAVNHAVSLGSPNDVALLSPACASFDLFKNYEDRGDLFKAAVLNFVPNSF
- a CDS encoding c-type cytochrome domain-containing protein encodes the protein MILLQASDWAAFIGRFHPVLVHLPIGFLILAGLLEIGRLANKIEVKESTITFILFWSAIGATLSCIAGYLLSLGGGYEASLLEQHKWQGIWVAVAAWVAWVAKSDILSGKIPFANLLYLPALAVGAIFTMLAGHQGGSLTHGEGYLTQETPEPFRGWLGMEPKQEKGSDEIKPIDDVNNAMVFQDVVNPILKARCVQCHNANKSKGDLRMDQIELLKKGGENGPIFVVGKGEESELIKRCLLPLEDENHMPPKGKTQLSDHQVAILSWWIDQGAPFDKKVAELKTTEAIKPALAALSGSSSSAGSSALTTTSTESPVLSLKVPVPDAKAVEALKKAGLLVMPIANQSNLLEVNAVNVNSLTDAQIALLEPLKEQIIWLKLGDTKISDQAATTVAKLKNLQKLHLENTAITDATVRQLKSLPYLEYLNLVNTQVTDTGIKELSAAKSLRSLHVWQSKVTETGVAALKQAKPDAEVTLGINEQQIAEFIKAGETAPKPEETKKK
- a CDS encoding alpha-L-fucosidase, with translation MKFLRFLLFLQLPVFLSAQTPLRRSESFFGLHFDFHAGLSDTLIGKTLTDSMIDSLLVKVKPDFIQVDCKGHPGVTSYPTKVGHTPKRFEKDILRLFREVTKRHGVALYLHYSGVWDDEAVKRHPHWSRINAEGKRDNQKTSLWSAYSDSLLIPQLKEMSDYGVDGVWVDGDCWATEPDYCTAAVEEFRMRTGIQEIPKKKSDPNYGQWLEFHRTAFRRYVRNYTDALHQYNPRFQVASNWSFSAMMPEPVDINVDFLSGDTEPLNGVNQSAFQARCLAPQGKPWDLMSWSFGYGWDDQVLSAKSAVQLSQEAAQVISMGGGYQAYWTQHRDGSLKTYAYGTMAALAAFCRERQPFCQNTKPVPQVALLYSNTGYKSEITTVYNTGDGKHTAMIGTLNALLYSQLPTEILQEHHLLGHTKEYPVIIIPEWKKLNEQLRNELVDYARQGGNLIVIGSETVKLFEKELGVTLHSTTHSIPFWGFDHLITGTKATYRPFQLLPGTQPFGQWFSQEDTRFAQAPIASIASLGKGKIAGIYFNFGEQHYKRETYAGRDFLGTLVKQLFQPTVEVKGSKMVNVALNQKNGTTYVNLINMAGNHANKSIHANDEIPPLYGLQVSVKTPRRPRQVVLQPENKPLPFAYKNGKAVFTISKLAIHSIAEIKL
- the gcvH gene encoding glycine cleavage system protein GcvH, encoding MTFPAELKYTKDHEWIRFEDDDTAVVGVTDFAQKELGDIVYVDITTVGQTIEEGEIFGSVEAVKTVSDLFIPVSGEILAFNDELESAPELVNEDPYGKGWMVRIKITGSTDNLLSVEAYKELIGE
- a CDS encoding dihydroorotase, which codes for MLLIRSVKIIDSRSPYNGQTKDILVENGKITQIGDQLDAPNAEILTGDNWHISSGWVDMRVSSHDPGYEHKEDLTTACEAAAAGGFTEIAVLPNTQPALDSKNTLVYIRQKSADGLVAVHPIGAVTRGCEGKDFTEMIDLTHAGAVAFSDGVHAIQNTHIFLKSLQYLQQVNRVLMNRPEDFDLTVFGQMHEGEVSTLLGMRGIPSIAEELMIMRDLKLLEYVGIKSAVPLLHFSTVSTANAVALIRRAKAQGLPVSCDIAAHQIAFEDSLLTNFDTNYKVNPPFRKKEDIEALWEGLADGTIDAIVSDHNPQDEESKNLEFDLAEFGIIGLETAFAVVNTYNTQLSIEQIVDTFTHRPRMILRLPEHTISEGHSANLTIFNPDTEWVYSETRSLSKNSPFLGNRLKGKALYVINRNKVEKCG